The Burkholderia cepacia ATCC 25416 genome includes a window with the following:
- a CDS encoding VacJ family lipoprotein yields MNKVRIIAATVAASAVLTGCATGPNRNPNDPLEPMNRAMYKFNDTVDTNIAQPIAKGYQKVTPTPVRTAISNFFSNLGDLGNIANNLLQLRITDATQDLMRVAMNSLFGVAGLIDIATPAGLPKHHQDFGLTMARWGVPSGPYLVLPVFGPSTFRDGVGRAVDVRFNLLNYIEPAARNPMYIAQFISARSDLLGATDLLKQAALDPYSFVRDAYLQQRKSLTYRSQSSSTTLPTYNEPGESGAVPAATPAVPGLPNYEDPGESGGTPGAAPNNAPAAPGLPQYDDPGADGAMPASTPAAAPAAASATAPATPASSPAAQ; encoded by the coding sequence ATGAATAAGGTGCGAATCATTGCGGCGACCGTTGCCGCCAGCGCAGTGCTGACCGGCTGCGCGACGGGACCGAACCGCAACCCCAACGACCCGCTCGAGCCGATGAACCGGGCGATGTACAAGTTCAACGACACCGTCGACACGAACATCGCCCAGCCGATCGCGAAGGGTTACCAGAAGGTCACGCCGACGCCCGTGCGCACCGCGATCAGCAACTTCTTCTCGAACCTCGGCGACCTCGGCAACATCGCGAACAACCTGCTGCAGTTGCGCATCACCGACGCGACGCAGGACTTGATGCGCGTCGCGATGAACTCGCTGTTCGGCGTCGCCGGCCTGATCGACATCGCGACGCCGGCCGGGCTGCCGAAGCATCACCAGGATTTCGGCCTGACGATGGCGCGCTGGGGCGTGCCGTCCGGCCCGTACCTCGTGCTGCCCGTGTTCGGGCCGAGCACGTTCCGCGACGGCGTCGGCCGCGCGGTGGACGTGCGCTTCAACCTGCTCAACTACATCGAGCCGGCCGCGCGCAACCCGATGTACATCGCGCAGTTCATCAGCGCGCGCTCGGACCTGCTCGGCGCGACCGACCTGCTGAAGCAGGCCGCGCTCGATCCGTATTCGTTCGTGCGCGACGCGTACCTGCAGCAGCGCAAGTCGCTGACGTATCGCAGCCAGTCGTCGTCCACAACGCTGCCGACCTACAACGAACCGGGTGAATCGGGCGCCGTGCCCGCCGCGACGCCTGCCGTGCCGGGGTTGCCGAACTACGAGGATCCGGGCGAGTCGGGCGGTACACCGGGCGCTGCGCCGAACAATGCACCGGCCGCGCCGGGGCTGCCGCAGTACGACGATCCGGGTGCGGACGGTGCGATGCCGGCGAGCACGCCGGCTGCTGCGCCTGCCGCGGCATCGGCAACCGCGCCGGCAACGCCTGCGAGCAGTCCGGCCGCGCAGTAA
- a CDS encoding fimbrial protein, which produces MYEMSAADEMSLGEVMKRNENSTAKRRQAKSARGWGRMVFWLLALVALMLGPGSRAALAQSASCTGTAQTVTISMPASVTIPRDAAIGTVLTTWASTPATTNFYSCLVSGSAFSGMAFEALSMTKAGMTVAGPNGVAYTVWNTNVPGVGVAIGVRSYANGCGWQPWDDLGTPRPPLPSPWAGWACNQNGTNSLVTNGGQVQVALVKTGAITAGTVTGGVLFEGAPSTGGANINGPFAVSASSHVSYSLTSTIVNVAACTTPNVTVNMGSPMQSEFTGIGSTNKQAVSLNVAVNACPTGLNSIQYQFIPVNAVLDSTNGVLALSSGSTATGIGLQLKDGNGNALKYNTQYTLTSYSKSTGGSYTIPLTARYYQTAAKVTAGSANAVLTFTMTYQ; this is translated from the coding sequence ATGTACGAAATGAGCGCTGCTGATGAAATGAGCCTGGGAGAGGTCATGAAACGAAACGAAAATTCGACCGCGAAGCGCCGGCAGGCGAAGTCGGCGCGCGGCTGGGGCCGCATGGTGTTCTGGCTGCTCGCGCTGGTAGCGTTGATGCTTGGTCCGGGTTCGCGTGCCGCGCTCGCGCAGAGCGCCAGTTGCACGGGCACGGCACAGACGGTGACGATCTCGATGCCGGCTTCGGTGACGATCCCGCGCGACGCAGCGATCGGTACGGTGCTGACGACCTGGGCCAGTACTCCGGCCACCACCAACTTCTATAGTTGCCTCGTGTCGGGTTCTGCATTCTCGGGTATGGCCTTCGAAGCGCTGTCGATGACCAAGGCCGGCATGACGGTGGCCGGGCCGAATGGTGTGGCCTATACGGTCTGGAATACCAATGTGCCGGGCGTCGGTGTCGCGATCGGCGTGCGTTCCTATGCGAACGGTTGTGGATGGCAGCCATGGGACGATCTCGGCACGCCGAGGCCGCCGCTACCCAGCCCTTGGGCTGGGTGGGCCTGTAACCAAAACGGTACGAACAGTTTGGTCACCAACGGCGGCCAGGTTCAGGTGGCGCTGGTCAAGACCGGCGCCATCACGGCGGGCACGGTGACGGGCGGCGTGCTGTTCGAGGGAGCTCCCTCGACGGGGGGAGCAAACATCAACGGCCCGTTTGCGGTCTCCGCTTCGAGCCACGTGTCGTATTCGCTGACCTCGACCATCGTCAATGTCGCGGCGTGCACCACGCCGAACGTGACGGTCAACATGGGCTCGCCCATGCAGTCGGAATTCACGGGCATCGGCTCGACCAACAAACAGGCCGTCTCGCTCAACGTGGCGGTCAACGCCTGCCCGACAGGCCTGAACTCGATCCAGTACCAGTTCATCCCGGTCAATGCCGTCCTCGACAGCACCAACGGCGTGCTGGCGCTGTCGAGCGGTTCGACGGCCACCGGTATCGGCCTGCAACTGAAGGACGGCAACGGCAACGCGCTGAAATACAACACGCAGTACACGCTGACGAGCTACAGCAAATCGACCGGCGGCTCCTACACGATCCCGCTCACCGCCAGGTACTACCAGACGGCCGCGAAGGTAACAGCCGGCAGCGCAAACGCCGTGCTGACCTTCACCATGACGTATCAGTAG
- a CDS encoding MMPL family transporter, which yields MVTSLIVRLVAWSVRRPVWVVVLSLVIAALSGVYVAQHFKINTDISKLVDAEPQWAALGQAVDKAFPQRNGTILAVVEAPAPEFANAAAHALTEALRKDADAGRIGQVAEPGGGPFFEHNGLLFLSPQEVTDTTSQLASARPLVNELAKNPSLTGLATTLSTTLGQPLLTGQVKLPAMAKLLARSAATVDDVLAGKPAAFSWRALVDNDAARQPARAFVTVQPVVNYGALKAGAETSQVIRDAARSLDLEKRYGAAVRLTGEQPLADDEFASVEDGAALNGALTLLAVLVILWLALRSKRMIGSVLVTLFVGLVVTAALGLAMVGSLNMISVAFMVLFVGLGVDFSIQYGVKYREERFRDPRIDHALIGAAHSMGMPLALATAAVAASFFSFIPTAYRGVSELGLIAGVGMFVALLTTITLLPALLRLFAPPGESKTPGFPWLAPVDDYLDRHRKPILIGTLVVVIGALPLLAFLHFDFNPLHLKDPHSESMATLLALKDSPEAAVNDVTLLAPSLADADAAAKRLDALPEVGRTTTLSTFIPADQPAKRAAIAAAASDLLPALTQPAAPPATDAQRVAALKRVSDLLSYAAEDHPGPGAAAAQHLSASLAKLAAADAATRDRAERAFSDTLRIALNQLASLLQPQDITRESLPPQLVRDWVAPDGHALVQISPKVPKGVDPNDDTMLRRFAKTVKAAEPGATGGPISILHSADTIINAFLHAALWSIISITILLWVTLRRFGDVLRTLVPLLVSGIVTLELCVVLGMSLNFANIIALPLMLGVGVAFKVYFVMAWRGGQTGLLHSSLTHAVLFSAATTATAFGSLWLSHHPGTSSMGKLLALALTCTLIGAVVFQPVLMGKPRVKRAKNQSQGINE from the coding sequence ATGGTGACATCTCTCATCGTCCGACTCGTTGCATGGTCGGTGCGCCGCCCCGTCTGGGTCGTCGTCCTGTCGCTCGTCATCGCCGCGCTCAGCGGCGTCTATGTCGCGCAGCATTTCAAGATCAACACCGACATCAGCAAGCTCGTCGATGCCGAGCCGCAATGGGCCGCCCTCGGCCAGGCCGTCGACAAGGCGTTCCCGCAACGCAACGGCACGATCCTCGCCGTCGTCGAGGCGCCGGCGCCCGAATTCGCGAACGCCGCCGCGCATGCGCTGACCGAAGCGCTGCGCAAGGATGCCGACGCCGGCCGCATCGGCCAGGTGGCCGAGCCCGGCGGCGGGCCGTTCTTCGAGCACAACGGGCTGCTGTTCCTGTCGCCGCAGGAGGTCACGGATACCACCTCGCAGCTCGCGAGCGCGCGCCCGCTCGTCAACGAACTCGCGAAGAACCCGAGCCTGACCGGGCTCGCGACCACACTCTCCACCACGCTCGGCCAGCCGCTCCTGACCGGCCAGGTGAAACTGCCCGCGATGGCGAAGCTGCTCGCACGCAGCGCCGCGACGGTCGACGACGTGCTGGCCGGCAAGCCGGCCGCGTTCTCGTGGCGCGCGCTGGTCGACAACGATGCCGCGCGGCAGCCCGCGCGCGCGTTCGTCACCGTGCAGCCGGTGGTCAACTACGGCGCGCTGAAGGCCGGCGCGGAAACCAGCCAGGTGATCCGCGACGCGGCCCGTTCGCTCGACCTCGAGAAGCGCTACGGCGCCGCCGTGCGCCTGACCGGCGAACAGCCGCTCGCCGACGACGAATTCGCGTCCGTCGAAGATGGCGCGGCGCTCAACGGCGCGCTCACGCTGCTCGCCGTGCTCGTCATCCTGTGGCTGGCGCTGCGCTCGAAGCGGATGATCGGCTCGGTGCTCGTCACGCTGTTCGTCGGCCTCGTCGTGACCGCCGCGCTCGGCCTCGCGATGGTCGGCTCGCTGAACATGATCTCGGTCGCGTTCATGGTGCTGTTCGTCGGCCTCGGCGTCGATTTCTCGATCCAGTACGGCGTGAAATACCGCGAGGAGCGCTTCCGCGATCCGCGCATCGATCACGCGCTGATCGGCGCCGCGCACTCGATGGGCATGCCGCTCGCGCTGGCCACCGCGGCCGTCGCGGCGAGCTTCTTCTCGTTCATTCCCACCGCCTATCGCGGCGTGTCCGAACTCGGCCTGATCGCGGGCGTCGGGATGTTCGTCGCGCTGCTGACCACGATCACGCTGCTGCCGGCGCTGCTGCGCCTGTTCGCGCCGCCGGGCGAATCGAAGACGCCGGGCTTCCCGTGGCTCGCGCCGGTCGACGACTACCTCGATCGCCATCGCAAGCCGATCCTGATCGGCACGCTCGTGGTCGTGATCGGCGCGCTGCCGCTGCTCGCGTTCCTCCACTTCGACTTCAACCCGCTGCACCTGAAGGATCCGCACAGCGAATCGATGGCGACGCTGCTTGCGCTGAAGGACTCGCCGGAAGCCGCCGTCAACGACGTCACGCTGCTCGCGCCGTCGCTCGCCGATGCCGACGCGGCCGCGAAGCGCCTCGACGCACTGCCTGAAGTCGGCCGCACGACCACACTGTCGACCTTCATCCCCGCCGACCAGCCGGCCAAGCGCGCGGCGATCGCCGCGGCCGCGAGCGACCTGCTGCCCGCGCTGACGCAGCCGGCCGCGCCGCCCGCGACCGATGCGCAGCGCGTCGCCGCGCTCAAGCGCGTGTCGGACCTGCTGAGCTACGCGGCCGAAGATCACCCGGGCCCGGGCGCGGCCGCCGCGCAGCACCTGTCGGCCTCGCTCGCGAAACTCGCCGCCGCGGACGCCGCGACGCGCGACCGCGCCGAGCGTGCGTTCTCCGACACGCTGCGCATCGCGCTCAACCAGCTCGCCTCGCTGCTGCAGCCGCAGGACATCACGCGCGAATCGCTGCCGCCACAGCTCGTGCGCGACTGGGTCGCACCGGACGGCCACGCACTCGTGCAGATTTCGCCGAAGGTGCCGAAGGGCGTCGACCCGAACGACGACACGATGCTGCGCCGCTTCGCGAAGACCGTGAAGGCCGCGGAGCCGGGCGCGACCGGCGGGCCGATCTCGATCCTGCATTCGGCCGACACGATCATCAACGCGTTCCTGCATGCGGCACTGTGGTCGATCATCTCGATCACGATCCTGCTGTGGGTCACGCTGCGCCGCTTCGGCGACGTGCTGCGCACGCTGGTGCCGCTGCTCGTGTCGGGCATCGTGACGCTCGAACTGTGCGTCGTGCTCGGCATGTCGCTCAACTTCGCGAACATCATCGCGCTGCCGCTGATGCTCGGCGTCGGCGTCGCGTTCAAGGTGTATTTCGTGATGGCGTGGCGCGGGGGGCAAACCGGGCTGCTGCACTCGAGCCTCACGCACGCCGTCCTGTTCAGCGCCGCGACGACGGCGACCGCATTCGGCAGCCTGTGGCTGTCGCACCACCCGGGCACGTCGAGCATGGGCAAGCTGCTCGCGCTGGCCCTGACCTGCACGCTGATCGGCGCCGTGGTGTTCCAGCCCGTCCTGATGGGCAAACCGCGCGTCAAACGCGCCAAGAACCAATCGCAAGGAATCAATGAATAA
- a CDS encoding phosphorylase yields the protein MLPVIAVTGMAFEARIARGDGVEAVFAARADRLERALTEATARGCAGIVSFGTAGGLAPDLAPGALVIANAIDGPFGRVETDTRWSTRLVAALHDTPVWARVTRGTIAAVSAPVVSEQEKTSLHRAKGALAVDMESHIAAAFAASRGVPFAVCRAIVDPAWRTLPSAATAGLRDDGSTAILPILRELLKQPSQLGPLLQVASDARAARTTLIQARHAFERAGAMRIV from the coding sequence ATGCTGCCCGTCATCGCCGTGACGGGGATGGCGTTCGAGGCGCGCATTGCGCGCGGCGACGGCGTCGAAGCGGTCTTCGCCGCGCGCGCCGACCGGCTCGAACGCGCGCTGACCGAGGCGACCGCGCGCGGTTGCGCGGGCATCGTGAGCTTCGGCACCGCGGGCGGGCTCGCGCCCGACCTGGCGCCCGGCGCGCTCGTGATCGCGAACGCGATCGACGGGCCGTTCGGCCGCGTCGAGACCGATACGCGCTGGAGCACGCGGCTCGTCGCCGCGCTGCACGACACGCCGGTGTGGGCGCGCGTCACGCGCGGCACGATCGCGGCGGTGAGCGCACCGGTCGTCAGCGAACAGGAAAAGACGTCGCTGCATCGCGCGAAGGGCGCGCTCGCCGTCGACATGGAGTCGCATATCGCGGCGGCCTTCGCGGCGTCGCGCGGTGTGCCGTTCGCGGTGTGTCGCGCGATCGTCGATCCGGCGTGGCGCACGTTGCCCAGCGCGGCGACGGCCGGCCTGCGCGACGACGGCAGCACGGCGATCCTGCCGATCCTGCGTGAACTGCTGAAGCAGCCGTCGCAGCTCGGCCCGCTGCTGCAGGTGGCCAGCGACGCGCGCGCGGCGCGCACGACGCTGATCCAGGCGCGGCACGCATTCGAGCGTGCGGGCGCGATGCGGATCGTCTGA
- a CDS encoding MlaC/ttg2D family ABC transporter substrate-binding protein yields MKRHLFAFVAAAAVSVSAFAQSAPVDIVRNAVEGTVNAMKADPAARGGDMAKVSAVVEQRFLPATNFERTTRIAVGDAWKQATPQQQQELYKQFKLLMTRTYAASLAQLGSQDAKFSFKAGGASGADALVQSTVTTPGDSQSVGYRLGKVGNDWKIYDIDMSGAWLIQVYQGQFKSQLASGGIDGLIAYLQKHNSRTN; encoded by the coding sequence ATGAAACGTCATCTGTTTGCTTTCGTCGCGGCGGCCGCCGTGTCGGTTTCCGCTTTTGCGCAGAGCGCGCCGGTCGATATCGTCCGCAATGCGGTCGAAGGTACCGTCAACGCGATGAAGGCCGATCCGGCCGCGCGCGGCGGGGACATGGCGAAGGTCTCGGCGGTCGTCGAGCAGCGCTTCCTGCCCGCGACCAACTTCGAGCGCACGACCCGCATCGCGGTCGGCGACGCGTGGAAGCAGGCCACGCCGCAACAGCAGCAGGAGCTTTACAAGCAGTTCAAGCTGCTGATGACGCGCACCTACGCCGCGTCGCTCGCGCAGCTCGGCAGCCAGGACGCGAAGTTCTCGTTCAAGGCCGGCGGCGCGTCGGGCGCAGACGCGCTCGTGCAGTCGACGGTCACGACGCCGGGCGACAGCCAGTCGGTCGGCTATCGTCTCGGCAAGGTCGGCAACGACTGGAAGATCTACGACATCGACATGTCGGGCGCGTGGCTGATCCAGGTCTACCAGGGCCAGTTCAAGAGCCAGCTCGCATCGGGCGGGATCGACGGCCTGATCGCGTATCTGCAGAAACACAATTCGCGGACGAACTGA